In the genome of Lathyrus oleraceus cultivar Zhongwan6 chromosome 4, CAAS_Psat_ZW6_1.0, whole genome shotgun sequence, the window tgtgcaagcatttttGATACTTTTCGAGTCAATTTTACTTCCAGTATTATATTTaagcatttccattcattgttctattttaattctattttcgtgattttatgcgtgggatatCTGTATTTTTGTCCGAaaggtccaggtagaagaactAGGGAACTCAGAACGAGACAATGCGAGATTCCAGCAAGCAAAGGAGCAAAAAACCCCGGTACATgaggcctgacacgggccgtgcccaagcccaaaatttcctttttctcgggcttttgttcgtcgggctttttcaaagatatttttggacatgtccaattgctgcttggaattttcactataaaagaggaTCTTCTGCctaaggaaaaatcatcttggaatacggaaaatacagtattgtgaagcaatcaagtattatagagagtaaggcattcggagagctgaaggttttcatgagcgggagcgattgaagatcaaagtcatcctATTACTTGTAATATGTAATTTTTATCTTGtatttgttttaaacaatatgagtagctaaaccccccaatgctagggggtgtctttgatttagaattgtaacgaatttgagtttacatttgcatttataatattatttttacggtaaccttttgatgtgtttattgttgtctctttcggaccaatcgagattgatttgtggttatcaattagaCTGGACCGTCATTGGTAAagttttcataaggttactctacattagatatcatctaggactagggataccctatatgaaccagagtattcttgatattataaagcttaacgtcaccttaattgcctatggacatagaaattagggtagattgattaaaggttttctcaccaaggacttgaGAGAAAATAACCTTGAGAACtgatagtaattgatatttgttgatgcaatagtaactcaaagttgttacagggataaatcatacaccttctCTGGTATTGTTCATTTTTTCCTGTAAAcctttattttcatccttatttgcttttatctttaatcttatatttttacacctaaaaaccaaattaatattttttgtttaattgaatgataatttaaactcgatattgatttgcagtccttgagatcgacattcggggaatttccccattattactataaaaggcaaaatagtacacttgctattttcccgatcaagtttttggcgccattgtTAAGGACTtccaaaatatagagtttaagttttaaattcaattaaaattttgttgctctgtaataaatttatttttctgtcatgtcatttataatttactaatttgtgtatgcgaggagaaccttcagctgaatttctttttgacgcagagatcgagagaacccttcaccgaagACGCAAAAATCAAAAAGGGGATTCCAAAGAAGAAAGTACCTCTGATCACTCAAAAGTCAAAGAACCAATGGCTAGAGTTCCTCCAATTCCATCTCttccacctccggaaagacttttgggtgactatggaggtgcaaacgcacCGGGTAGACgattgaccattgtcaaccaaccggtgaatgtgacaaattttcaactacatcctagcacaatcaatcaattggaaagaaaacctttcaccaGAAAGGTTAacgaagatgccaacaaacacctacaaagatttctgaccatgagcaccacgctgaaaattgatggtcatactaatgaagcaaaaaaattgagaatgttcccgttcactttagctgaagatgcggaagaatggttctattctcttcCTGTCGGCAGTatcacatcatgggaagagatggaaactgcattcttaaatgagtactttccagcatcagtattcctgagataaaggtatgaaattcttaatttcaaacaaaaggatggtgaatcattgggagacgcttacaaaagattcaaaagggtcttaGTAGCGTGTCCAACTCACAACATGGATCAGaccgaacaaatgcagatgttcgttaatgggctgaaaataaaaacaaagcagttgattgatacagcagctggtggctcaacaaatttctgAACAGCCACTGGTATTAAGAGGATTGTTGAAGCAATAGCTGCCAATGAACATCTAGAATTATACGACAGATGTACTAGTCAGCCAGAgggggtgattgatctaaaattagaaacaaataaaatctgtctggaagacacagttgctgccgaagtagacaagaaGATGAAAGCTATGgatataggtactcaacagatagcgcAGGTCCAGCCAACTCAGGctagcacttgtgaaatctgtaatggacctcatcacacgtTCTATTGCTTTTCTACTCCacaacaaattgaagagatcaaattcttgaagcaaaataatccctactataacacttacaacccaggttggaagaatcatccaaatttttcctggaaagatcagagagggaatgttccgtaacaaggtacagggcaatattagactcagtatcaacaacagtagcaacaacagacacctaaaaaggctgaatgggaAATCTCCATTGATAAATTAGCAGCCAACAACATGCAAATTCAAGAAGAAACCAAgactaatcagaaaaacaccacaaCCTCTATTAAAAATCTCGAAGTCCAaatgggtcagatagcacaacagttagcttcaTATTCTCAAGCCCCAGGCaccctacctagtggtacggtAACAAATCCGCTGGAACATAACATTGTTAACGTTATCGTAACCCAAAGTGGAAAGTCAACGGAGGAAAACAGtgttgaaaaagatggattgttagaagtggatttagaaatcaaggaaaccaAGGACCAAGATGATGAAGTGATACTACCACCTGTCAAGGAGAAAGAGAAGGTTTCAAAACCAGTCATCAAACTCCTTTACCCTCCAAGACAGAAAAAGAAAGATCAACATGAGAAAAAATTTGAGAGGTTCTTGGAAATGTTCAAAAAACTGGAAATAAACATCCCTTTTTCTGAGGCATTAGAACAAATGTCAATATATGCCAAATTCATaaaagacatcatctccaagaagcaTTCCACTGATATAGACCCGATCATCCTAACTGAAACATGCAGTGCcattctccaaggcatgaaaatcctagtgaaaaagaaagacacgggatcggttactattccatgcactattggtgatagaaatttcaagaaggctctgattgacttaggagcAAGTGTAAGCTTGATGCCACTGTCCATCTATAAAAAAATTAGGCATCGGCACtgttcaagatactcgaatgacaCTTCAGTTTATGGATCGCTTTGTGAGGCGACCCTATGGgattgtggaagatgttcttgtgaaaattgacaagtttgtttTCCCAGTTGACTTCGTCATTCTGGAAATGCCTGAAGATGAGGAAATTCCTCTCATAAtgggcagacctttcttagaaacaggaCGGTGCATGATAGACATCGAGGAAGGAACTCTGACcctcaaagtctatgatgaagagttaaaaatagaTGTGAGGAACACAATGCAATACAAAGATAATATTGGCACAAGCCACACTATAGAGATAATAGATCAAGTAATTGCTCAATAAAATGAAAGGCATAGACCTCAGTCACCACTAGAACGGGTCTTAAGTCTATCAACTtttgaaagtgatgaagatgaaggagagtCTGAGGTGCTTACAATgatggaaaaacaacctgaatggattagatctagaccacacTGGTGGGAAGATTTAAGACCCCCACCACCATTAGATTTCACTGAAGAACCAAAAACAGGTGTAAATCTAAAGCAGTTACCAACAAATTTGAAGTATGTATTTCTGGACACTGAAAAGAAATGCATAGCTATTGTCAATGCCAGTCTACAAAGTGTCCAAGAagcagaactcattcaagtgctaaaaaaatacaaaggcgcgatcggatgggcaattgaggacttAAAAGGTATAACCCCGACCATTTGCATGCACAAaatcttaatggaagatgatcacaaactagtggtgcaaccacaacgaagacttaacccaaccatgaaagaagtggtaTGCAAAGAAGTTGTAAAATTGTTGGATGCTGGCTTAATTTATCCTATTTCCGATAGTTCTTGGGCAAGTCCAGTCcatgtggtaccaaaaaaagGGGGCACTACGGTGATaaaaaaatgagaagaatgagttAATTCCAACCTGAACTGTTACAGGTTGGAGGGTGTGCATAGATTACAGAAGACTAAACATGGCAACACGAAAGGACCATttcccgttaccattcattgatcaaatgctggaaaggttagctggacacgattactattgtttcctagatGGGTACTTGGGGTACAACCAGATTGTGGTTGCCCCTGAGGATcaagagaagactgcattcacatgcccctatggtattttcgcttatagaagaatgccatttgggttgCGCAACGCACCAACCActtttcaaaggtgtatgacatcaatttttgctgacatgctcgaaaagcatatggaagtatttatggatgacttttccgtattcggttcttcatttgataattgtttgactaacttgccacttgtgttagaaagatgccaatAAACAAATTTGATCTTgaactgggaaaagtgtcacttcatggtacGTAAAGGAATAGTCTTGGGACACAACCTCTCCAACCAAGGTATCAAAGTGGACatagcaaaagtggaggtaatagctAATTTACCACCTCTGGTAAATGAAAAAGGCACCAGGagcttcttaggacatgcagGGTTCTACCacaggttcataagagatttctccaagatcgcaaaGCCACTAACTAGTCTACTGGTGAAGGATACACCATTCCTGTTTGATAAGGAGTGCAGACAAGCATTCGAGACTTTGAAGAAGGAACTTGTGTCAGCCCCCATAGTTATTGCCCCTGATTGGTCtcttccttttgagataatgtgcgatgctagtgataATGCAGTAGGGGCAGTATTAGGGCAACGAAAGTAGAAGCTCTTGCATATGATCTATTATGCAAGCCACGTATTGAAccctgctcaaatgaactatgcaaccaccGAAAAGCAACTCACGGCGGTTGTGTACGCGTTTGATAAGTTCAGATCCTATTTGTTaggatcaaaggtaattgtgtatactgaccatgctgctttaaaatatctttttgccAAATAGGAATCAAAGCCAAGGTTGTTGCGGTGGATCCTACtactacaagagtttgacctggaaatcagagacaaaaaaggtagtgaaaacattgttgttgatcacttgtctcggatgactcggattcaagaaacagaagaaacaCACCCCATCAGATATGAGTTCATCGACGAACGTATCCTAGCCGTTACGCATATCCCATGGTTCGCAGATTACGTgaactttgtggtaggtggactaatacctaatgactttgactctaaaaaaaaagtttttgcatgattgcaggttttatgtgtgggacgatccattcctttacaaaaagggattagatggCCTGGTAAGGAGATGTATTCCGGAGGAAGAGCAAAGGGACATCCTAAAAGCCTGTCACAACTCAGAATATGGAGAAAATTTTAGCGGAGATAGAATCGCAACAAAAGTCCTCCAGTCTGGATTATACTGGCCTACACTATTCAAAGATGCACaagacataataaaagagtgCGATAAATGTCAGAGAACAGGAAACATATCCAAGAGAAATTAGATGCCTCATAATGCCATGTTAGAGGTAGAACTGTTCGATGTGTGGGGAGtagattttatgggaccttttccaccatcctttGGAAAGTAATACATTCTGGTCGCGGTggactatgtgtcaaaatgggtggaagcagtcGCACTGCCCACGAATGATGCGAAAGTGGTAATAAATTTCCTAAAGAATTGCATCTTTGCACGGTTTAGGGTACCAAGAGCACTGATTAGTGATGAAGGTACCCACTTCCTTAACAAGCTGATGGAGAACCGGCTAAGGAAATACAATGTCAAGCATAGAATCGCCACACCGTACCACCCCCAGACTAGCGGACAGGTTGAGGTATCAAATCGCCAGatcaagcaaatcctagaaaagaCCGTTAGCGCCTCATGAAAAGATTGGTCAATCAAGCTAGATGATGCAATCTGGGCATACCGAACAACGTTCAAGACcccaataggtatgtccccgtatcaactgatttatggtaaagcttgtcattTGCCGCTCGAACTAGAGCACAGGGCATTCTGGGCTACCAAATTTCTCAACCATGATCTGTCCAAAGCGGATAAATCTCGGATTCTTcaattacaagagctggaagaatttagaaatcgagcatatgagaatgccaagatatacaaagagcaaaccaaaacatggcatgataggcgcattcagaagaaagaacttcaggaaggacaactggttttattatttaattcaaggttgaagttattcccaGGGAAGCTAAGGTCAAGATGGTCGGGACCCTTTGTGATACAAGAAGTATTTCCGCACGGAGCTGTTGAACTAAGAAATCCCGCAAACGGAGACACGTTCaagatgaatgggaagagagtCAAACCGTACCTACAAGACCAGGAGGGTGGTCTAATAGACAAAATCCGTCTCACCTAAACAGACGGAGAACCATCGAGCCATGCaacgttaaacgaagcgcttcgtgggaggcaacccacgcatTTTAAATTTAATCAGTTATGTGTGTTTGTAGGTTTACACAAGAGCTCTATAAGGAGAGAATATCACGTCAACAAATGTCTAAGTCATGAAAAAGGATGATCAACGTGGCCAGAGGTATCGGAGGTTGAACAAGAGAAAAAGCCAAAAAACGGCCAAAAGGGCAGCTTGACacagccacccgtgtcagctgacacgggccgtgtcaggagggTGCAAATTTAGGCCAAAAAGTGGAAAAACAatggcctgacacggccacccgtgtcagctgacacgggccgtgtcaggaacACTAAAATAGAAAGGGAATTTTTGTTATCAACAATAGTCTGACACGAGCGGCCGTGTCAGGAGCACTAAAGGTAATACCCAAAACATGGTGTTGGACGGTATCCTGACATGCCCACCCGTGTCAGGCAGGcgaaaattttaaatttttttttggaaatCCGAATTTTTCAGTGGGACCCACCCATTCAAAATCAGCACcagtctgctacagttgcttcgacagcattcggaattgattatccccacagaggttcatttccctcacccgatggtgacagaggtttatttcctcacccgatagtgacagaagtttgtttctccccagtgagactcccagcaagtgatcagccttgcttCAACATATCCCAGATATCGTTCTTTGTGATACCAGTAggtgtcatgtcaacacccgcgtgtgtcttctttgttttgggtatcggtaaacgccattgtttcggtgtcggtaaacatcgagttccacccagtcatcggtaaatgtctggtcatttttttggtgtcggtaaacaccagtgtttcggtgtcagtaaacatcgagtctttccctcagtcatcggtaaatgtctgataatccccaacagaaatccccagtagagtcatctgtaaatgtcctatctggttttcagttgcaaatatttgtctgtctctcaccaataaatttctcatcccagtcatcggtaaatgtctggtcatttcttttgatgtcggtaaacatcatctttcgatgtcggtaaacatcgtgtctcatcccagtcatcggtaaatgtctggtcattcttttgatgtcggtaaacatcatctttcgatgtcggtaaacatcgtgtctcaccccagtcatcggtaaatgtctggtcattcttttgatgtcggtaaacatcatctttcgatgtcggtaaacatcgagtctcatcccagtcatcggtaaatgtctggtcattctttgttctcttgtcaataaaatcaaaatccccagaggtcgtcggtaaacgtcttgtctggtatcaccacaaagattttgttcctccccaagcggagatgccatcggtaaatggcccagttttcttcgatatcggtaaatatcgagttcccagttgcagcatgccatcggtaaatggccttggtatcggtaaatatcaagtttgctttgaagccaccatcggtaaatggtctcgccTCCTTTCAGCATCattgtttcccagcagccatcggtaaatggtccgGCTGAaattgatatcggtaaatatcaagttttaaccatcggtaaatggtttctcttttcagaaattttgttttccccagccgccatcggtaaatggtcgtgctgaagttgatatcggtaaatatcaaggttccagttcttcaaccatcggtaaatggttttgcttttctgaagctgtcttgcagtttgtcatcggtaaatgacgtggttccTTTTGTGtcatatccagtcggtgcaaattctacggttcttttgtattcaatccctgtttaccctgaaagtctgacagccgttgctctcatccgttcgggttcccagctgattgaataggggcagctgtagcacctcaaatttgcacctatcattatacataccatttcatattaggtcatggcatatcataatccattgcatagcatttgcattgtccccagttgcctcaagtgcaagcaagcagaaattaggtcaaattgatcaggagatcagtccaccaatcaagcaaggttgttcctcaaggaatcaaagccctagggtttgtccaacaagttcacatgccttgggggtctttttgaagtgttcgAGTCAAGGTTGaaaggctcagaggtcagcagtcaatgcatagccaggcaaaaaccctagatagtcaacagtcaatcaaagcggtggatggtggccattcttgcagaatttgggcaccatgatcaatcatcaagagttcatatgtcttgggacatcatctgaagtcaaaatctcaaggaactagggtttggaattcatcagaagtgcacagtcaagtccaaaaccctagaaagtcaaagttggtcaactgtggttgattctttggatttgatggatagaaatggtttgaaagagcttattcatgtcctaataggcctcatgtgtcatggtaattaacatcatggaagaatttgaagccaatcagaaatttttccagaaatagcaagtggacctgtaatttcaactgccaaaaatagaaacttcttgatcctcaacttacatcatgatacaagcttcaaatgaatttttgcccaacatgaaagttgaaggtcttgttctcccattttcaaaaagtccaagaactctcaaatcccatgtgtggttgtcaagatatgatcaaatcattttcatcaatttgtgaacttcaactgagcatatctcccaaaccataaggccaaatttggtggggttttttcctacaaaccacatttttcatcctctttccaaaaatataaatttcatgacctaaaaccttgccaatcaaaatggcatttttggacctattcctttaaaaatcaaggtttgactcatagttgactttttgatttaggacttttttctcatttttgccaattgggaaatgtttcatatatTATTTGTAATTTGCTCAAAGTCCAAAACCATCATCACATCACCATTTTACCACCATTTTGAACCATAGTACAATCTTGGCAATTTTAGCAATTGGTTGGAAAAGAGCAAAAGCAAGTACAGCATTCCTTTAGCAGACCAAAGACAGCATTTGTGCTGGCCATTTGCAGCATGCTCAGGCCCAAATTTGTGCAGACaaacacacctccacttccattTGCTCACACTTAGCAATTTGCAAAATGCATCATTACACACAAAACCAACTTACCATTTGATTAAGTGATGTTAAACAAGTGATATAAAGCCAATTTTCTGCCCATTTGCAGAACCCTAGCAAGTAGACTCAGCAGCCACACGACCAAATTCCTCCTTTTGCTTTCAATTGATTTTTCACCAAATAGCAAAATCCTGCTAAAACACTCAAAAACCCTGGAATCCCCTTCATTGTTTCTCCACAAAAACACCTTGGTGAGCTCTCTTGAACCATCAAATATCATCTGTCTAGCCTTCATCATTTCCTGTTTTCCAAAGCATCTCAAATGGCAGTTAGAGCTGTGAGGTTTTCCATACACCATTGAGCCAAAAGACCTCAAGCTTCCATCATTGCAAGGCATTGTGGACATCTGTATCGGGCTGCAACATCAAAACCAGCACTGCATCTCACTTGacttcaaaatcaagtaagtaaTTGACCCTTTCCTTTCACCAAATCATGCTAGGTTTAGGATAGAACATGGTATGCTAGTGTTATTACAACTGGAATCGTGGCAAATGGTTGTGTGTGTTTGAAGATATGCTGACCTGAAGTTTTGTACACCATTGTTTCTTTGCTCGAATATCACTCTATAGTGTGATATACTGAAAACCATTGCTGGATTTGTGTTGATGGATGTTTAATGATGATGTTAGTATGTGTGATTTTGTTTTCTGAGCATCTCGAATTTACGAGCTCAGaatgatgttgttgctgctgttcATGAAAACTAATATATTTTCCCAGAAAAACCATATGATTTATGTTGACTGCTTGCTAATACCATGCTGATGTATGTTTGGTCAAGTTATTTTGTTCTAATGTTGGTGACAACATGAATGTACCCTGCTGCAGTTTGTTCTTAAACCTTAAACTGTCCAGGAATTATACTTGTTGGTTGATTATTTGTTGCTGAATAATGTATTGTATGTTGGGTCAAGTCActttgttttgatgttggtgataCCATGTTGAGCACCATGCTATTTGATTGCTGTTGTTTggatgattacatgatgatgatgaatatgcCTTGCTGTCTATTTGTTGGTGTTGGCTGCAATTGCCCCATTTCTAAAAACCTACCACTGATGTTGCCTACTGCTGTTATTACCCTGCTGATATTTTGAACCTTATAACATCTGTCCTAGAAATCTCATGAGTATGATGTATGCTGTTTGTTCATGATTGGTTTTTGAATGCAAATTAGTGATGAATACATGAATGCTATGGCTGCATAAACCCTGCTGCAGATTTAAAACAGGTTATGTGTTGTTGTGTTGTTTATTGTTTAAATTTGCTTGGATGCTGTTAAACCTTAAACTGTCCAGTGATTTTCCATGCTGTTTGGCTTTTGGCATTTGAAtgtttgttttgaagttgaaCATGAGTATATCCCCTGCTGCTGTTTTTTTTAACAGAAAACCCTAAGGCTGCCCATGGAAAACCATATGTTATGTATTACATGCTGTTGTCTGTTGTTATGAGAACATTCCCATACCATGCTTTtgaatgatgtttggtttgaTTTTTGGTTGAGTGATGAATGATGCTGTTATGATGACCTTGTCCAGAATTTTCTCACAGATGTTTGGCCATGCTGTTGTGATAGCAATAATGAATATACTCTGCTGCAGCTTTAAATTTGTTCATAAAATCCATGCTGTTGTTTGTGGTATTTGGTCATAGGTGTTGGtttattgtttgattgtgtgTTAATGAACCTACTGCATAGTGTCCTACGGTTGTTATGATAATGCTGTTTGAAAAGGTATGCTATTAAACCTCAGGACCATGCTTAAAATCCATGAGATCATGAATGCTGTTGATTGCTTGATAAGTAAACATTGACAAATGCTATGTTGATTGTGTATTTGCTGTTTGATTTTGCTTAGATGTTGGCTGAATTTGTTTGAAGTTTACCATGAACCATGCTAGTTAAATCCTGCTACTGCTATGCTGACAGCCATGCTATAgattgatggtgattttgatgaACATGACTTTCAAACCTTGCTGCTATCAAACTACTTTATCCTGTCCAGAATTTTGCTCGAATGTTGTATTGGTGTGTTGCTGAATGATGTTGCTATATCAGTACAATGCTGTTTGTTTGGTTGTTTGTCTATTGGTATTCCAActgatgatgattgatgaacacATGAAATTAATGCTGCAaatgccctgctgctgttatgTTTATTTTGGTTGATTGTTGTTGGTTTGTTGTCCATGAGGTGATTGGTATGAGGGACATGCTATTGGCCATGACTGTAGGATCTGTTCTATTTGGAAAGTTGTTGATTGAATGTTGAACATTGATGCTGATTGTTTGCAATGCCCTGCTGCTGTTTGGAAGATCCATGTGAACCATGTTTAATTGCCTGTTGTttggttgtttgtttgttgaAATGTCAATTAATAATGATGTTGATAATAACAtgaatgccctgctgttttgctATTTTTAAGCTGCCCAGAAATTCATATGATTCGTGGTTGTTGTGTGTGGTTTGTGGCTACGTGATTGTTGCATAACGGTTATTATATGCTGCTGTTCATTAATTGTTTTTTTGATCAAATGCTGAATGCCATTGCCCAAACCCTAAGGCTGCATGAGAGCCCAGAAAAATTAAAGGTGATTGGTTGTTATGGCTTTGTTTACTGTTTTATTGGGGCAAGCCAATCAGGACATTTCCTGGGCGCCCTTGAAACGATGTCGTTTCAATTAGTGGCGCGCAGAATTACATCTTTGCCACGCCTTTGACTTTGGTTTGACCACTTTGCCTTGCATTTTGTTTATGTTTCACCAATTATTTCACTCAACTTAAATaattaatttctcattcatttttttacccaaaaattatgaaattttttacacatgatcacaaatgagtctagaattttatggtgaattttaattaatttttggttggctggattttattgataattattttcttgacatgtatgcca includes:
- the LOC127136076 gene encoding uncharacterized protein LOC127136076; its protein translation is MGQIAQQLASYSQAPGTLPSGTVTNPLEHNIVNVIVTQSGKSTEENSVEKDGLLEVDLEIKETKDQDDEVILPPVKEKEKVSKPVIKLLYPPRQKKKDQHEKKFERFLEMFKKLEINIPFSEALEQMSIYAKFIKDIISKKHSTDIDPIILTETCSAILQGIGTVQDTRMTLQFMDRFVRRPYGIVEDVLVKIDKFVFPVDFVILEMPEDEEIPLIMGRPFLETGRCMIDIEEGTLTLKVYDEELKIDVRNTMQYKDNIGTSHTIEIIDQVIAQ